One genomic window of Choristoneura fumiferana chromosome 14, NRCan_CFum_1, whole genome shotgun sequence includes the following:
- the LOC141435025 gene encoding uncharacterized protein, with protein MLAAHEARALLPHSQEAADSGIDSDSTDSERRDQRAHHNEDSMDEESDVTVEINVPIPWNYCAQHPNRSFAEQRPVRVSPSLFEVELTASEEDDASVLELIIPYQQPRYKKLPTSSPLKTKIKAPKYVCGFLCCFRK; from the exons ATGCTGGCTGCGCACGAGGCACGCGCGCTGTTGCCACACTCGCAGGAGGCAGCCGACAGCGGCATCGACAGCGATAGCACCGATAGCGAGCGACGGGACCAGCGGGCACATCACAACGAA GACAGCATGGACGAAGAAAGCGACGTTACTGTCGAGATTAACGTTCCTATACCGTGGAACTACTGCGCCCAGCACCCGAATCGGTCTTTCGCCGAACAACGCCCCGTCCGTGTTTCCCCCTCGCTTTTTGAGGTGGAACTGACCGCTTCTGAGGAGGACGATGCCTCTGTCCTCGAGCTCATTATTCCTTACCAACAGCCGCGGTACAAGAAGCTACCTACTTCATCCCCTctcaaaactaaaataaaagctCCGAAGTACGTCTGCGGGTTTCTATGTTGCTTCCGTAAGTAA